The genomic interval ACTATTATTAGAATTAAAATTAACTTTTCAGACTTAAAACTCATTAAAAATCCTCCACATTATTCACTGATGATATTTTTTCTATCTGGTGACTTTCTTTATTATTAGTGGCAACCTTATGAACACACGAATAAAAATTTAAAATACATGGACTTTTTAACTGGTAGAAAACCATTAAACCCTTTTTCTCAGACTCCACAATTCCAACTTTCTTTAAAATAGAAAGATGCTTTGAAACGGTTGAAATATCTGCCCCAACCAACTCAGTTAAATCACAAACACACCGAGGCCCATCTCCTAACTCTAAAACAATAAGAGCCCTGCTTGGATGACCTAATGCCTTCATTACTTTTGCCATTTCTTCTGCCTTTGTTTTTTTAGAACCCATTACACCTCCCTTGCTTGGCAATATTACCAAATACTAATTTACTGTCAAGAAAAAAAATATAGAAATTAAACTGCCCCATCCTGAAAAAAGAGGAGACAAGCTATTTAATAAATTTTAGATTTTAGATTTTGGATTTTGAATGTTGGATTGAGGAAGGGATTCTTTAAATTAAAGTTTAACCTTAATCAAGAATTCAGAATTTAGAATTTAAAATCTTTTAAAAAAGGATTTTTACC from Thermotomaculum hydrothermale carries:
- a CDS encoding ArsR/SmtB family transcription factor — translated: MGSKKTKAEEMAKVMKALGHPSRALIVLELGDGPRCVCDLTELVGADISTVSKHLSILKKVGIVESEKKGLMVFYQLKSPCILNFYSCVHKVATNNKESHQIEKISSVNNVEDF